A region from the Dehalococcoides mccartyi CG5 genome encodes:
- a CDS encoding RelA/SpoT family protein has product MEFADLKEKASKYLPPEKLTLLEEAYNYAAAAHAGQMRKSGEPFIEHPLNVAMTLADLQLDAATLSAALLHDVPEDANISLEQIDKKFGADVAKLVDGVTKLSKLALGPAIEDARRPGGNASLRQAENLRKMLVAMAEDLRVVFIKLADRFHNMRTLQALSPEKRRSIAKETMEIYAPLAHRLGIWELKWQLEDLAFRYLDPRHYRQVANLVDSKLAQRQNYLEHVSAILQGEFEKNGLNVEVSGRPKHLYSIYQKMEKYASQGKQFEDIYDVLALRVLVNDIPDCYHAVGIVHSLWHPIPGAFDDYIANPKPNGYQSLHTAVMSLGTTPLEVQVRTYQMHHIAEYGVAAHWRYKTAGKEDVNFEDRIGWLRQLIEWHRDMRGAEEFLESVKTDIFNDQVFVFTPKGEIKDLAKGATPIDFAYRIHTELGNRCIGAKANGRLVPLDYQLKNGEVVEIVTTKKDRGPSRDWLNVNMGYIKTHHAREKILAWFKKQERTENLDRGRELLEKELKHIGIKTVDRDALAKTFKYENTDEFLMAIGYGAVSVHQVSMKLLSQQEQPRVVTPPTQTTKPTSQSSVSVMGTGSLLTNIAKCCNPVPGDDIIGYVTRNRGVTVHRQDCHNILHEEERERLVSVDWGMPKEELYPASIRIQAWDRVGLVRDVSTVVAEEKISILSMTVTENDDKTTTLAMTTQIKSLSQLTRLMAKLEGIRGIISINRVGADGSRSG; this is encoded by the coding sequence ATGGAATTCGCCGATCTTAAAGAAAAGGCCTCCAAATACCTCCCCCCGGAAAAACTGACGCTTCTGGAGGAGGCATATAACTATGCCGCCGCAGCCCATGCCGGCCAGATGCGAAAATCCGGCGAACCATTTATTGAACACCCCTTAAACGTGGCCATGACTTTGGCTGACCTCCAGCTGGACGCCGCCACACTTTCGGCTGCCCTGCTCCATGATGTACCCGAAGATGCCAATATCAGCCTGGAGCAGATAGACAAAAAATTCGGGGCAGATGTGGCCAAACTGGTAGACGGGGTAACCAAACTAAGCAAACTGGCACTTGGTCCGGCCATAGAAGATGCCCGACGCCCCGGCGGCAATGCCAGCCTCCGTCAGGCCGAAAACCTGCGTAAAATGCTGGTGGCCATGGCCGAGGATTTGCGGGTAGTTTTTATAAAGCTGGCAGACCGCTTTCACAATATGCGCACCCTTCAGGCACTCTCACCCGAAAAACGCCGCAGTATAGCCAAGGAAACCATGGAGATATATGCCCCGCTGGCCCACCGTCTGGGTATCTGGGAACTGAAATGGCAACTGGAAGACCTGGCCTTCCGTTACCTTGACCCCCGCCATTACCGGCAGGTAGCCAATCTGGTAGATTCAAAACTTGCCCAACGCCAGAATTATCTTGAACACGTAAGTGCCATTCTGCAAGGTGAATTTGAAAAAAACGGACTGAACGTTGAAGTCTCCGGCCGCCCCAAACACCTTTACAGCATTTATCAGAAAATGGAAAAGTATGCCTCGCAGGGCAAACAATTTGAAGATATTTATGACGTACTCGCCCTAAGGGTGCTGGTAAATGACATACCGGACTGTTACCATGCGGTAGGCATTGTCCACAGTCTGTGGCACCCCATACCGGGTGCTTTTGATGATTATATCGCCAACCCCAAACCAAACGGCTACCAATCCCTCCATACCGCCGTTATGAGCTTGGGCACTACCCCGCTTGAGGTTCAGGTACGCACCTACCAGATGCACCATATTGCCGAATACGGCGTAGCCGCCCACTGGCGTTATAAAACCGCCGGTAAAGAAGACGTAAACTTTGAAGACCGCATAGGCTGGTTAAGACAGCTTATAGAGTGGCACCGGGATATGCGCGGTGCCGAAGAATTTCTGGAATCTGTCAAGACCGATATTTTCAATGACCAGGTCTTTGTCTTTACCCCCAAAGGAGAAATAAAGGATTTGGCCAAGGGGGCTACCCCCATAGATTTCGCTTACCGCATTCATACCGAACTGGGCAACCGCTGTATAGGTGCAAAAGCTAACGGCAGGCTGGTACCGCTGGATTACCAGCTAAAAAACGGCGAGGTGGTAGAAATAGTCACCACCAAGAAAGACCGCGGGCCCAGCCGTGACTGGCTGAATGTCAATATGGGTTATATCAAAACCCATCACGCCCGCGAAAAGATACTGGCCTGGTTCAAGAAGCAGGAACGAACCGAAAATCTGGACCGCGGACGGGAACTGCTTGAAAAAGAGCTTAAGCATATCGGCATCAAAACAGTTGACCGTGATGCTTTGGCCAAAACCTTTAAATATGAAAACACAGATGAATTTCTGATGGCAATAGGTTACGGGGCAGTTTCAGTTCATCAGGTATCCATGAAACTCCTCAGCCAGCAGGAACAGCCGCGGGTGGTCACTCCCCCCACTCAAACCACCAAACCTACCTCCCAGAGCAGTGTTTCGGTGATGGGCACCGGTTCTCTTTTAACCAATATTGCCAAGTGCTGCAACCCGGTACCCGGGGACGATATTATAGGTTATGTCACCCGTAACCGGGGCGTTACGGTACACCGCCAAGACTGCCACAATATTCTGCACGAGGAAGAAAGGGAGAGACTGGTGAGCGTAGACTGGGGTATGCCAAAAGAAGAACTTTACCCGGCATCTATCCGCATTCAGGCATGGGACAGGGTGGGTCTGGTACGGGATGTTTCCACCGTGGTAGCTGAAGAAAAAATCAGTATCCTCTCCATGACTGTAACCGAAAATGACGATAAAACCACCACACTGGCCATGACTACCCAGATAAAAAGCCTTTCCCAGCTGACCAGATTGATGGCCAAACTTGAAGGTATACGCGGAATAATAAGCATAAACCGGGTGGGCGCGGACGGCTCAAGATCCGGCTAA
- the hisS gene encoding histidine--tRNA ligase has protein sequence MYQSPRGTEDILPEDQPYWHFVRQQAARIAALYGYQRTDTPVFEDAGLFVRSVGEGTDIVSKEMYTFEDRGGDKLTLRPEGTAPVCRAYLEHGMQTRTKPVKLYYLSSIFRYDRPQAGRYRQHHQFGFEAIGEADASLDAEIIEMAWSFYNLLGITDLSLELNSIGCRQCRPNYISALKDYYQQHSGKLCPDCNTRLDKNTLRLLDCKRAECQAVAGNAPRSADYLCPDCLAHYSRLKECLTILDLPFHENFRLVRGLDYYSRTVFEIQPMAEGAQSTIGGGGRYDGLIEQLGGEATPAMGFATGIERIILNLKRQGIVPSPLPSPAVFLAYMGETAALASFALASDLRKAGIGIYQTYAQKSIKAQLRQANSLGVDWVVILGEEELKQGCAVLRNMKEAGQANIPLDQLICEIKKQI, from the coding sequence TTGTACCAGTCACCCAGAGGTACAGAAGATATATTGCCTGAAGACCAGCCTTACTGGCATTTCGTCAGGCAACAAGCCGCCCGTATAGCCGCCCTGTATGGTTACCAGAGAACAGATACCCCTGTATTTGAGGATGCCGGGCTGTTTGTACGCAGTGTGGGTGAAGGGACAGATATTGTCTCCAAAGAAATGTATACGTTTGAAGACCGGGGCGGAGATAAACTGACCTTGCGCCCTGAGGGGACTGCACCTGTCTGCCGGGCGTACCTGGAGCATGGCATGCAGACCCGTACCAAGCCGGTCAAGCTTTATTACCTGAGCTCTATTTTCCGTTATGACCGCCCTCAGGCCGGGCGTTACCGCCAGCACCATCAGTTTGGTTTTGAAGCTATTGGCGAGGCTGATGCTTCGCTGGATGCCGAGATAATAGAAATGGCCTGGAGTTTTTACAATCTGCTGGGCATTACTGACCTTTCGCTGGAATTGAACAGCATAGGTTGCCGGCAGTGCCGCCCGAATTATATTTCGGCACTTAAAGATTACTACCAGCAACATTCGGGCAAACTCTGCCCTGACTGTAATACCCGTCTGGATAAAAATACTCTGCGCCTGCTGGACTGTAAACGGGCGGAATGCCAAGCTGTGGCTGGAAATGCCCCTAGAAGTGCAGATTACCTTTGCCCGGACTGCCTTGCCCACTATAGCCGCCTGAAAGAGTGTCTGACAATTTTAGACCTGCCCTTCCATGAGAATTTCCGTCTGGTAAGGGGTCTTGATTATTACAGCCGCACGGTTTTTGAAATTCAGCCCATGGCAGAGGGTGCCCAGAGCACCATTGGCGGCGGCGGACGCTATGACGGGCTGATAGAACAGCTTGGCGGAGAGGCTACCCCGGCTATGGGGTTTGCTACCGGTATTGAGCGGATTATTTTAAACCTGAAGCGTCAGGGCATTGTGCCTTCTCCCTTGCCGTCTCCCGCTGTTTTTCTGGCCTATATGGGAGAGACAGCGGCTTTGGCTTCATTTGCTTTGGCATCAGACCTGCGTAAAGCAGGCATAGGGATATACCAGACATATGCCCAGAAAAGCATCAAGGCTCAGCTCAGGCAGGCTAACAGTTTGGGGGTAGACTGGGTGGTAATACTGGGTGAAGAAGAACTGAAGCAGGGCTGTGCCGTTCTTCGGAATATGAAGGAAGCCGGGCAGGCAAATATACCTCTTGACCAACTTATATGTGAGATAAAGAAGCAGATATGA
- a CDS encoding saccharopine dehydrogenase NADP-binding domain-containing protein, producing MTKNILIIGGYGNAGSCIAMLLMQETDARIFLGGRSLEKAKYVAEGLNRLENIQRVEGVRLNVEDPQSLKEAFSGMDIVVVASNTPEYARQIAVAALEAKVDYIDIQYSDRKLHQLKLLSQKINNANLCFITEAGSLPGLPSALVHLVHQDFTTLERVSVGAIICQNWKSAISEERTNEVMRQLSDYQPYVYKNYHWKRLGWFHPGTSRTFNFGSFGRLSCGPMTLEEMRPLPGMYTTLKELGFYMGGFNWFTNWISIPLLNLGLRFFGKEAKRSLGKLLVWGLRNFDNQPYGMAIKVSARGERGGIRERQDILLSHKDAYMFTAIPLVACLKQYLDGSARRSGLYYMGHLVDSKRLVGDMEKMGMTIRFQTQLVDKPPVARPRIED from the coding sequence ATGACAAAAAATATATTGATTATCGGCGGTTATGGCAATGCCGGCAGTTGTATAGCTATGCTGCTGATGCAGGAAACAGATGCCCGTATATTTCTGGGCGGCAGGAGTCTGGAGAAAGCCAAATATGTGGCCGAAGGCTTAAACCGGCTGGAAAATATCCAGCGGGTGGAGGGTGTGCGGCTGAATGTAGAAGACCCCCAGAGCCTGAAAGAAGCTTTTAGCGGCATGGATATAGTAGTGGTGGCTTCCAATACACCTGAATATGCCCGCCAGATTGCCGTTGCCGCTTTGGAAGCCAAAGTGGATTATATTGATATCCAGTATTCAGACCGCAAACTTCATCAGCTGAAACTGCTCTCCCAGAAGATAAATAACGCTAATTTGTGCTTTATAACCGAGGCCGGCTCTTTACCGGGACTGCCTTCGGCGCTGGTTCATTTAGTTCATCAGGATTTCACCACTCTGGAAAGGGTTTCGGTGGGAGCCATTATCTGCCAGAACTGGAAATCAGCCATATCTGAAGAGCGTACCAACGAGGTTATGCGTCAGCTTTCTGATTACCAACCCTATGTTTACAAAAATTATCATTGGAAGCGTCTGGGCTGGTTTCACCCCGGCACTTCGCGCACTTTTAATTTCGGATCTTTCGGCCGTTTATCCTGCGGCCCTATGACCCTTGAAGAGATGCGTCCGCTGCCCGGCATGTATACTACTCTCAAAGAACTGGGTTTTTATATGGGCGGGTTTAACTGGTTTACCAACTGGATAAGCATACCCCTTTTAAACCTTGGGCTGCGCTTTTTTGGTAAAGAAGCCAAACGTTCTTTGGGTAAACTGCTTGTCTGGGGGCTTCGCAATTTTGACAACCAGCCTTATGGAATGGCGATTAAAGTTTCCGCCAGAGGCGAACGGGGTGGGATAAGGGAGAGGCAGGATATACTTCTTTCCCATAAAGATGCTTATATGTTTACGGCTATACCTCTAGTAGCCTGTTTGAAACAGTATTTAGACGGCTCTGCCCGCCGCTCCGGTTTGTATTATATGGGGCATCTGGTAGATTCAAAGCGGCTGGTGGGAGATATGGAAAAAATGGGTATGACCATCCGTTTCCAAACCCAGCTGGTGGATAAACCTCCGGTAGCGCGCCCCCGCATAGAGGATTAG
- a CDS encoding glycerol-3-phosphate acyltransferase — protein MSLLTGYLLGSIPSAYLVTRRLIGRDIRQMGGGNVGGLNTFREVGTGAGISVAFIDLVKGALAVSVSYYLLTQNAQWVILTGFMAVIGHNWSVWLDFKGGKGLGPAFGAMLFLLPVYGLPQQLGILALLVFIPLALTRNIALATGIALFSLPFLVWYGSHSEFATLISVLLFLMIGGKFVLDNRKSLRDPANRRNLIVDHWKRPDKG, from the coding sequence CTGTCGCTCCTGACAGGATATTTGCTGGGTTCTATCCCCTCAGCTTATCTGGTCACCCGCCGCCTTATCGGGCGGGACATACGCCAGATGGGCGGGGGGAATGTGGGGGGATTAAATACCTTCCGTGAAGTAGGTACGGGGGCAGGCATCAGCGTAGCCTTTATAGATCTGGTTAAAGGCGCTCTGGCAGTTTCTGTTTCCTATTATCTGCTTACCCAAAATGCCCAGTGGGTTATTCTGACCGGTTTCATGGCCGTAATCGGGCATAACTGGTCTGTCTGGCTGGATTTCAAAGGCGGCAAAGGGCTGGGGCCGGCATTCGGGGCAATGCTGTTCTTGCTGCCTGTTTACGGTCTTCCCCAACAGCTGGGTATACTGGCACTGCTGGTTTTTATACCTTTAGCCCTTACCCGAAATATAGCCCTAGCCACCGGGATTGCCCTTTTCAGCCTGCCCTTTTTAGTCTGGTACGGCAGCCATTCCGAATTTGCCACCCTGATATCAGTTTTGCTCTTTTTAATGATAGGGGGCAAGTTCGTACTGGACAACAGGAAAAGCCTGCGTGACCCGGCTAACCGACGCAACCTGATAGTTGACCACTGGAAACGGCCGGATAAGGGCTAA
- a CDS encoding branched-chain amino acid transaminase yields the protein MGTSYAYFKKQIIPLEDAKIGVMTHALHYGTGVFEGIRGNWNDEKKQMYVFRLKEHYTRLLSGAKVLKMDLPYTVDELCKITIELVRKCGFKEDIYIRPLAYKSSESFGVRLHNLECDLLIVAIPWGRYIDKDTCHCCVSTWRRPDDNVMPPQLKSTGIYLNNAFTKTEAVENGFDEGIMLTPDGHVSEGSGENLFLVRKGKLITPPICDSILDGITRNSVMELAEKELGLQVVERSIDRVELYMAEECFLTGTAAHLTPVSEIDHRKVGNGEIGPLTAKLKDLYFEAIKGNITKYENWCTPVYNL from the coding sequence ATGGGAACGTCATATGCTTACTTTAAAAAACAGATAATACCGCTGGAGGATGCCAAGATTGGGGTAATGACCCATGCCCTGCACTATGGTACCGGGGTATTTGAAGGCATTCGCGGCAACTGGAATGATGAAAAGAAGCAGATGTACGTATTCCGCCTGAAGGAGCACTATACCCGGCTGCTTTCCGGTGCCAAAGTGCTCAAAATGGACCTCCCCTACACGGTGGATGAGCTTTGTAAAATTACAATTGAGCTGGTCCGCAAGTGCGGTTTTAAGGAGGATATATATATCCGACCCCTAGCTTATAAAAGTTCCGAGAGCTTCGGGGTCAGACTGCACAATCTGGAATGTGATTTGCTGATTGTGGCCATACCCTGGGGCAGATATATAGATAAAGATACCTGCCACTGCTGTGTTTCCACTTGGCGCCGCCCTGACGACAACGTTATGCCTCCCCAGCTGAAGTCCACCGGCATTTACCTGAATAATGCCTTTACCAAGACCGAAGCAGTTGAAAATGGCTTTGACGAAGGCATTATGCTGACCCCGGACGGGCATGTCTCTGAAGGCAGCGGTGAAAACCTGTTTTTGGTCCGCAAGGGGAAGCTTATTACCCCTCCCATTTGCGACAGCATACTGGACGGCATTACCCGTAACTCGGTTATGGAGCTGGCCGAAAAAGAGCTTGGCCTGCAGGTGGTTGAAAGAAGCATTGACCGGGTGGAGCTTTATATGGCCGAAGAATGTTTCCTGACCGGCACAGCCGCCCATCTGACTCCTGTTTCTGAAATTGACCACCGCAAGGTGGGCAACGGCGAGATTGGGCCGTTAACCGCTAAACTGAAAGATTTGTATTTTGAAGCCATCAAAGGCAACATCACCAAGTATGAAAACTGGTGTACCCCGGTTTATAACCTGTAA
- the dinB gene encoding DNA polymerase IV, whose amino-acid sequence MSIRRVMHVDLDAFFVSVEQAVRPELKDKPVIVGGKPERRGVVAAASYEARKFGIHSGMPLITAKNLCPQAIFIEGNHQLYREYSEKFMLILSDFSPFLEPMGLDEAYLEVTGFESLHGSIAEMASKIRRRITAELGINASIGIANSKVAAKIATERAKPNGQCEVPAGEEASFLAPLDIAVMPGIGKKTEQHLKSLGIDTLGKLAALPASFLKSRLGAYAPYLSNAAMGIDNRPVEMPSEAKSISRETTFETDTRNQTFLEAKLSYLSEKITATLRKRGKQARVVQIKIRFADFTTLTRQKHLGQPASGNREIFQTALSLMNGILDSDRQTVRLLGVGISDFCGPEKQLEIDPAKARLEKLDASLDKIRQKYGFSSVQTGRTYRLKDMF is encoded by the coding sequence ATGAGTATCAGACGGGTAATGCACGTAGACTTGGATGCCTTTTTTGTTTCGGTAGAACAGGCAGTCCGCCCTGAACTCAAAGACAAACCGGTTATAGTAGGGGGCAAACCCGAACGGCGGGGCGTAGTAGCCGCCGCCTCATACGAAGCCCGCAAATTCGGTATCCACTCCGGCATGCCGCTTATCACCGCCAAAAATCTCTGCCCTCAAGCTATATTTATTGAAGGCAATCACCAGCTTTACCGTGAGTATTCCGAAAAATTTATGCTTATACTCTCAGATTTCTCACCCTTCCTTGAACCCATGGGTCTGGATGAAGCCTATCTGGAAGTAACCGGCTTTGAATCCCTGCACGGCAGCATTGCCGAAATGGCCTCTAAAATCCGCCGCCGCATCACTGCCGAACTGGGTATAAACGCCAGTATCGGCATTGCCAATTCCAAAGTAGCAGCCAAGATAGCTACCGAACGGGCCAAACCCAATGGCCAGTGCGAAGTACCTGCGGGTGAAGAAGCCTCCTTTTTAGCCCCTTTGGATATAGCCGTAATGCCGGGTATAGGCAAAAAAACCGAACAGCACCTGAAATCACTTGGGATAGATACTCTGGGCAAGCTGGCTGCCCTGCCTGCTTCATTTCTAAAAAGCCGTTTGGGGGCATATGCCCCGTACCTTTCAAATGCCGCCATGGGAATAGACAACCGCCCGGTTGAAATGCCCTCTGAAGCCAAGTCTATCAGCCGCGAAACCACCTTTGAGACAGACACCCGAAACCAGACTTTTCTGGAAGCTAAGCTAAGTTATCTCTCCGAAAAAATTACCGCCACCCTCCGCAAACGGGGCAAACAGGCTCGGGTAGTCCAGATAAAAATACGCTTTGCAGACTTTACCACCCTGACCCGCCAGAAGCACCTTGGACAACCTGCCTCCGGCAACCGCGAGATATTCCAGACAGCCCTTAGTCTGATGAACGGCATACTGGATTCAGACCGCCAAACCGTCAGACTGCTGGGGGTAGGCATAAGCGATTTCTGCGGCCCGGAAAAACAGCTGGAAATAGACCCAGCCAAAGCACGGCTGGAAAAACTGGACGCCTCTCTGGATAAAATCCGCCAGAAGTACGGTTTCAGTTCAGTCCAAACCGGGCGGACATACAGGCTGAAGGATATGTTTTAG
- a CDS encoding DUF951 domain-containing protein — protein MPEINPGDVYKLRKPHPCGGTDWKVDFAGSDIGITCLRCGHHLLLSRPLFEKKVKCLIKPGE, from the coding sequence ATGCCAGAAATAAACCCCGGAGATGTATACAAGCTGCGTAAACCCCACCCCTGCGGCGGTACAGACTGGAAGGTGGACTTTGCGGGGTCAGATATAGGCATTACCTGCCTGCGTTGCGGTCACCACCTGCTACTATCCCGACCCCTGTTTGAGAAAAAGGTTAAATGCCTGATAAAGCCCGGCGAGTAA
- the pyrF gene encoding orotidine-5'-phosphate decarboxylase, protein MKFLEKLKQAGNRNKSLLCVGLDPDPKLMLVGMSALEFNREIIEATAPFVCGYKINLAFYEALGKQGWEILSETCELIPRELITIADAKRGDIGNTSKAYARAILDELDCDGVTVSPYLGYDSLEPFIEYQDKGIFILCRTSNQGSTDFQMLKTEYLGQKRFLYEVVADKASLWNRYENIGLVVGATQQEELKKLRLSYPKLPFLIPGIGAQGGDLKATIENGTNPNGELAIICASRGILYARSGSEFAQGAAEAAEQMRDAINHYRKRF, encoded by the coding sequence ATGAAGTTTTTAGAAAAACTAAAACAGGCCGGCAACAGAAACAAAAGCCTGCTTTGCGTAGGGCTGGACCCCGACCCGAAACTTATGCTGGTGGGCATGAGCGCACTGGAATTTAACCGCGAAATTATAGAAGCCACCGCACCTTTTGTCTGCGGATACAAAATAAATCTGGCCTTTTACGAAGCTTTGGGCAAACAGGGCTGGGAAATTTTATCTGAAACCTGTGAGCTTATTCCCCGTGAACTCATAACCATAGCGGATGCCAAAAGGGGAGATATAGGCAATACATCAAAAGCCTATGCCAGAGCCATATTAGACGAACTGGATTGTGATGGCGTAACTGTCAGCCCGTATCTGGGTTATGACTCTCTTGAACCCTTTATTGAGTATCAGGACAAGGGTATATTTATCCTCTGCCGCACCTCCAATCAGGGCTCAACAGATTTCCAGATGCTGAAGACCGAATATCTGGGGCAAAAACGCTTTCTGTATGAAGTGGTGGCAGACAAGGCTTCCCTTTGGAACCGTTATGAGAATATTGGGCTGGTGGTGGGTGCTACCCAGCAGGAAGAGCTTAAAAAACTCCGCCTCAGCTACCCCAAACTACCTTTTCTTATTCCGGGTATAGGCGCTCAGGGCGGAGACCTGAAGGCTACCATAGAAAACGGGACTAACCCCAACGGTGAACTGGCTATTATATGCGCTTCCCGCGGCATACTTTACGCCCGTAGCGGCAGTGAATTTGCCCAAGGGGCAGCCGAAGCCGCCGAACAGATGCGGGACGCCATAAACCATTACCGAAAACGTTTTTAA
- a CDS encoding GIN domain-containing protein, whose product MKKEFPNKNFQRIEAGHGFEISLIRSDSFEVTVDASEDGFRNIEIKQEGDKLWLMYSPSIFSLKNLLPGWYLPRATVKMPRLGGLYINGATRAKLEGFDSNGKLEIKLSGASQLEGEVKAGEAEIKAEAASEVRLKGVFKKLKLELESGSKVQLEGWTEELEAEAKGVSQIALDKMVCKQAKVKLENASQAELRVEEVLNVKLNGASELKYAGSPCFNEVEIKGSSSLSKS is encoded by the coding sequence ATGAAGAAAGAATTTCCGAATAAAAATTTTCAACGGATAGAGGCCGGGCATGGTTTTGAGATAAGCCTGATACGGTCAGATAGTTTTGAAGTAACTGTAGATGCATCTGAAGACGGGTTTAGAAATATTGAAATAAAGCAGGAAGGCGACAAGCTGTGGCTGATGTATAGTCCCAGTATTTTCAGCCTGAAAAACCTGCTGCCGGGCTGGTACTTGCCCAGAGCTACCGTTAAAATGCCCCGGTTGGGCGGACTCTACATAAACGGGGCAACCAGAGCTAAACTGGAAGGTTTTGATTCGAACGGGAAACTGGAAATAAAGCTAAGCGGTGCCAGTCAGCTTGAGGGTGAAGTGAAGGCGGGGGAAGCCGAAATTAAGGCTGAAGCGGCTAGCGAGGTAAGGCTAAAAGGGGTTTTTAAGAAGCTGAAACTGGAACTGGAAAGCGGCAGCAAGGTGCAGTTGGAAGGCTGGACTGAGGAATTGGAAGCCGAGGCAAAAGGCGTAAGCCAGATTGCACTGGATAAAATGGTCTGCAAGCAGGCAAAAGTAAAACTGGAAAATGCCAGTCAGGCGGAACTCCGGGTTGAAGAAGTGCTTAACGTGAAACTGAACGGCGCTTCTGAACTGAAATATGCCGGAAGTCCCTGTTTTAATGAAGTGGAAATAAAAGGTTCTTCCAGCCTGAGCAAAAGCTGA
- a CDS encoding GIN domain-containing protein: MKKAVLLCLSICFTGMLVLLGGGCIPGVGGFITGSGEVESQPFDYADFNRVEISNVITADISRADSFEVSVSTNENIFEYLELEKSGQTLKIGLKDNYSFTNVKIEASIRLPELVGLDISGASKATVSGFNSVNDFTALVSGASRITLFNMRVGQTRLYISGASFASGDLICGNASLEVSGASRLELSGQGVDIDVLTEGASTVNLEKFLAASAEVTATGVSNIRVYTNGDLYITASGVSSVKYFGNPIIKDINISDISSAGKG, translated from the coding sequence GTGAAAAAGGCAGTTCTTTTGTGTTTATCTATATGCTTTACGGGAATGCTTGTCCTGCTTGGAGGCGGGTGTATCCCGGGGGTTGGCGGGTTTATTACGGGCAGCGGTGAGGTAGAGAGCCAGCCTTTTGATTATGCTGATTTTAACCGGGTGGAGATATCAAATGTTATTACGGCTGACATCTCCCGTGCAGATTCTTTTGAAGTATCTGTTTCTACTAATGAAAATATTTTTGAATATCTGGAACTGGAGAAAAGCGGCCAGACCCTCAAGATTGGGTTAAAAGATAATTACAGCTTTACAAATGTAAAAATAGAGGCCAGTATTCGTCTGCCGGAGCTGGTGGGGCTGGATATTTCTGGCGCTTCCAAAGCTACAGTAAGCGGTTTTAACTCGGTAAATGATTTTACGGCTTTGGTGTCCGGTGCCAGCCGCATTACTCTTTTTAACATGAGGGTCGGGCAAACCCGTCTTTATATAAGCGGTGCCAGTTTCGCTAGCGGAGATTTGATCTGCGGAAATGCCAGTCTAGAAGTGTCCGGGGCTTCCCGTCTGGAACTTTCGGGGCAGGGCGTTGATATAGATGTATTGACTGAAGGTGCCAGTACTGTTAATCTGGAAAAGTTTTTGGCGGCAAGTGCTGAAGTTACGGCTACCGGCGTAAGCAATATCCGGGTATATACAAACGGCGATTTGTATATAACAGCCAGCGGTGTCTCTTCCGTAAAATATTTTGGCAACCCGATTATCAAAGATATAAACATTTCGGATATTTCTTCGGCAGGCAAGGGTTAG